Proteins from a genomic interval of Antedon mediterranea chromosome 5, ecAntMedi1.1, whole genome shotgun sequence:
- the LOC140048770 gene encoding ras-related GTP-binding protein A isoform X2, which yields MKKKVLLMGKSGSGKTSMRSIIFANYIARDTRRLGATIDVEHSHVRFLGNLVLNLWDCGGQEAFMENYFASQRDNIFRNVEVLIYVFDVESRELEKDMHYYQSCLEAILQNSPDANIFCLIHKMDLVQEDQRDVIFKEREDDLKRLSKPLICTCFRTSIWDETLYKAWSSIVYLLIPNVRQLETNLQKFADIIDADEVLLFERATFLVISHCQRKPHKDVHRFEKISNIIKQFKLSCSKLAASFQSMEVRNSNFASFIDVFTSNTYVMVIMSDPTIPSAATLINIKNARKHFERLERVESGSVM from the exons ATGAAGAAAaag GTGTTGTTAATGGGTAAGAGTGGGTCGGGCAAGACCAGTATGAGGTCTATCATCTTTGCAAATTACATCGCAAGAGACACCAGAAGATTAGGAGCCACAA TTGATGTTGAGCATTCTCATGTACGTTTCCTAGGTAACCTGGTATTAAATTTGTGGGACTGTGGAGG CCAAGAAGCCTTTATGGAGAATTACTTTGCCAGTCAGCGTGACAACATATTCCGCAATGTAGAGGTGCTTATCTATGTCTTTGATGTTGAGAGTAGGGAGCTGGAGAAGGACATGCATTATTACCAATCATGTTTGGAAGCTATCCTGCAGAACTCACCAGATGCAAACATCTTCTGTCTCATACACAAGATGGATCTTGTACAAGAAGACCAACGAGATGTG atttttaaaGAACGAGAGGATGACTTAAAGAGACTTTCAAAACCTTTAATATGCACATGCTTCCGCACATCTATATGGGATGAAACACTTTACAAAGCCTGGAGCAGTATAGTCTATCTTTTAATTCCAAATGTAAGGCAGTTGGAGACCAACTTACAAAAGTTTGCTGACATCATTGATGCTGACGAGGTTCTGCTTTTTGAGAGGGCAACGTTCTTG GTTATTTCACATTGCCAGCGTAAACCACACAAGGATGTACATCGGTTTGAAAAAATCAGTAACATAATTAAACAATTCAAACTGAGCTGTAG taAGTTAGCTGCATCATTTCAAAGTATGGAAGTAAGAAACAGTAACTTTGCATCGTTTATTGATGTGTTTACATCAAACACATACGTAATGGTGATCATGTCAGACCCGACCATAC CTTCTGCCGCCACCCTGAtcaatataaaaaatgcaaGAAAACATTTTGAAAGGTTAGAGAGGGTAGAGTCGGGTTCTGTTATGTAA
- the LOC140048770 gene encoding ras-related GTP-binding protein A isoform X1, with amino-acid sequence MSRMETRRRSQNGSRKKKVLLMGKSGSGKTSMRSIIFANYIARDTRRLGATIDVEHSHVRFLGNLVLNLWDCGGQEAFMENYFASQRDNIFRNVEVLIYVFDVESRELEKDMHYYQSCLEAILQNSPDANIFCLIHKMDLVQEDQRDVIFKEREDDLKRLSKPLICTCFRTSIWDETLYKAWSSIVYLLIPNVRQLETNLQKFADIIDADEVLLFERATFLVISHCQRKPHKDVHRFEKISNIIKQFKLSCSKLAASFQSMEVRNSNFASFIDVFTSNTYVMVIMSDPTIPSAATLINIKNARKHFERLERVESGSVM; translated from the exons ATGAGTAGAATGGAGACTAGACGCAGGTCCCAAAATGGCAGTCGAAAGAAAAAG GTGTTGTTAATGGGTAAGAGTGGGTCGGGCAAGACCAGTATGAGGTCTATCATCTTTGCAAATTACATCGCAAGAGACACCAGAAGATTAGGAGCCACAA TTGATGTTGAGCATTCTCATGTACGTTTCCTAGGTAACCTGGTATTAAATTTGTGGGACTGTGGAGG CCAAGAAGCCTTTATGGAGAATTACTTTGCCAGTCAGCGTGACAACATATTCCGCAATGTAGAGGTGCTTATCTATGTCTTTGATGTTGAGAGTAGGGAGCTGGAGAAGGACATGCATTATTACCAATCATGTTTGGAAGCTATCCTGCAGAACTCACCAGATGCAAACATCTTCTGTCTCATACACAAGATGGATCTTGTACAAGAAGACCAACGAGATGTG atttttaaaGAACGAGAGGATGACTTAAAGAGACTTTCAAAACCTTTAATATGCACATGCTTCCGCACATCTATATGGGATGAAACACTTTACAAAGCCTGGAGCAGTATAGTCTATCTTTTAATTCCAAATGTAAGGCAGTTGGAGACCAACTTACAAAAGTTTGCTGACATCATTGATGCTGACGAGGTTCTGCTTTTTGAGAGGGCAACGTTCTTG GTTATTTCACATTGCCAGCGTAAACCACACAAGGATGTACATCGGTTTGAAAAAATCAGTAACATAATTAAACAATTCAAACTGAGCTGTAG taAGTTAGCTGCATCATTTCAAAGTATGGAAGTAAGAAACAGTAACTTTGCATCGTTTATTGATGTGTTTACATCAAACACATACGTAATGGTGATCATGTCAGACCCGACCATAC CTTCTGCCGCCACCCTGAtcaatataaaaaatgcaaGAAAACATTTTGAAAGGTTAGAGAGGGTAGAGTCGGGTTCTGTTATGTAA